From the genome of Nicotiana sylvestris chromosome 2, ASM39365v2, whole genome shotgun sequence, one region includes:
- the LOC138885102 gene encoding uncharacterized protein, whose product MANKRRHAEFETVALTEECSARVQSKLPPKLKDPGSFTIPLSLGKQEVGRALCDLGASINLMPSSLFKQLELGTLRPTTITLQLADRSLVMPEGIIEDVLVRVGNFILPADFIVLDYEADEEVTIILGQPFLATGGAIIVVRAGKLKMRVDDEEVTFNVYKALKLPKHYEDLCMINVVESKRIKQSPYVNYSDPDGTNELKEVVFPAERVKMIEKRARDERGDLLRARKKARIHGRKKKRKCPT is encoded by the coding sequence ATGGCAAACAAACGAAGACATGCAGAgtttgaaacagttgcacttactgaagagtgtagtgccagagttcagagtaaacttcctcctaagttgaaggatccagggagtttcacaattccttTGTCTCTTGGAAAACAAGAAGTTGGTAGAGCCTTGTGTGATTTAGGGGCcagtataaatttgatgccatccTCTTTGTTCAAGCAACTCGAATTGGGAACGCTTAGACCTACTACAATCACTTTACAGCTAGCAGATAGGTCACTAGTCATGCCCGAAGGAATTATTGAGGATGTGTTAGTTCGAGTGGGAAATTTTATTCTTCCTGCTGATTTTATTGTTCTTGATTACGAGGCAGATGAGGAAGTGACCATTATTTTGGGGCAACCATTCTTAGCTACTGGTGGAGCAATTATTGTTGTGAGAGCAGGGAAGTTAAAAATGAGAGTTGACGATGAGGAGGTCACTTTTAATGTGTACAAGGCACTTAAGCTTCCTAAGCATTATGAGGACTTGTGCATGATTAATGTGGTAGAATCGAAGAGGATAAAGCAGAGTCCTTATGTGAATTATAGTGATCCAGATGGGACAAATGAGTTAAAGGAGGTCGTGTTTCCAGCTGAGCGTGTAAAGATGATTGAGAAAAGAGCCAGAGATGAAAGAGGAGACCTTCTGAGAGCGCGCAAAAAGGCTAGAATTCATgggagaaagaagaagagaaagtgcCCAACCTGA